Proteins from a single region of Dama dama isolate Ldn47 chromosome 14, ASM3311817v1, whole genome shotgun sequence:
- the ELK4 gene encoding ETS domain-containing protein Elk-4, translating into MDSAITLWQFLLQLLKEPQNDHMICWTSDNGEFKLLQAEEVARLWGIRKNKPNMNYDKLSRALRYYYVKNIIKKVNGQKFVYKFVSYPEILNMDPMTVGRVEGECEALSLSELSSSSSKDVENGGKEKPPQPGAKTSSRNDYIHSGLYSSFTLNSLNSSNRKLFKSIKVENPAEKLAEKKSPQEPTPSVIKFVTTPSKKPPVEPPAASISAGPGISPSSEETIQALETLASPRLPSLEAPTSASGVTAPVTTTPPVSSVSPLQEPPRTPSPPLSSNPDMDTDMESVASQSMQLPENLSLEPKDQDSALQEKDKTNSSRSKKPKGLELAPTLVITGSDPSPLGILSPSLPTASLTPALFSQTPILLTPSPLLSSIHFWSTLSPVAPLSPARLQGANTLFQFPSVLNSHGPFTLSGLDGPSTPGPFSPDLQKT; encoded by the exons ATGGACAGTGCTATCACCCTGTGGCAGTTCCTCCTTCAGCTCCTCAAGGAGCCTCAGAACGATCACATGATCTGCTGGACCTCTGATAATGGGGAGTTCAAGCTTTTGCAGGCAGAAGAGGTGGCTCGTCTCTGGGGCATTCGAAAGAACAAGCCTAATATGAACTATGACAAACTCAGCCGAGCCCTCAGATACTACTATGTGAAG AATATCATTAAAAAAGTGAATGGTCAGAAGTTTGTGTACAAGTTTGTCTCATACCCAGAGATTTTGAACATGGACCCAATGACAGTGGGCAGGGTTGAGGGGGAGTGTGAAGCTTTAAGCCTCAGTGAgctcagcagcagcagttccaaagatgtggagaatggcgggaaagagaagccaccacagcctGGTGCCAAGACCTCGAGCCGCAATGACTACATACACTCCGGCTTATATTCTTCTTTTACTCTCAACTCTTTGAACTCCTCCAATAGGAAGCTTTTCAAATCTATAAAGGTTGAGAATCCAGCTGAGAAATTGGCAGAGAAAAAGTCTCCTCAGGAGCCAACTCCATCTGTTATCAAATTTGTAACAACACCTTCAAAAAAGCCACCAGTTGAACCTCCTGCTGCCTCCATTTCAGCTGGCCCAGGTATTTCTCCATCTTCAGAAGAAACTATCCAAGCATTGGAGACTTTGGCTTCCCCCAGACTGCCTTCCCTGGAAGCACCGACTTCTGCATCAGGAGTTACTGCCCCTGTTACCACCACACCTCCTGTTTCGTCCGTGTCCCCTCTGCAGGAGCCTCCTAGAACTCCTTCACCACCGCTGAGTTCCAACCCAGACATGGACACAGACATGGAATCAGTGGCTTCTCAGTCAATGCAGCTTCCAGAGAACTTGTCCCTGGAGCCTAAAGACCAGGATTCAGCTTTGCAAGAAAAGGACAAAACTAATTCATCgaggtccaagaaacccaaagGGTTAGAGCTGGCACCGACCCTTGTGATCACGGGCAGTGATCCAAGTCCACTGGGAATATTAAGCCCGTCTCTTCCTACAGCTTCTCTTACGCCAGCGCTTTTTTCACAG ACTCCCATCTTACTGACTCCAAGCCCCTTGCTCTCCAGTATCCACTTTTGGAGTACTCTCAGCCCTGTTGCTCCCCTGAGTCCAGCCAGACTACAAGGTGctaacacactttttcag tttccttCTGTGCTGAACAGTCATGGGCCGTTCACTCTGTCTGGCCTGGATGGACCTTCTACCCCTGGCCCATTTTCCCCAGATCTACAGAAAACATAA